The DNA segment CATAATTATTCAAAAGATGAGTTGTATCATGATTCCAATCAAAAAAGTGAATGTAGTGAATATGGACCTATCGATTACTTATCGTTGATAGCTGCATTAAGAAAGATTGCTAAAAATATCGGTAGTTTAGATTCCTCCTGCTGGATCGACTATGGATGTGGCTTGGGAAGGGCTGTGTTTGTGGCGGCTTTGTTTCCGTTTAAGCGGGTGATTGGGGTGGATTTAACGGCATTTTTAATTGAGGGAGCAAAAGCCAATCTCGCGAAGGCGCAGAGAAGACTGAAATGCCAGAATGTAGAGTTTATCTGCGAAGATGCGACGAAGTATAAAGTGCCGACGGATGTAAACGTGGTGTTTTTGAATAATCCTTTTCATGGGTCAGTATTTGACGGGATGATGGAACGGCTCTACGAG comes from the Candidatus Methylacidiphilales bacterium genome and includes:
- a CDS encoding class I SAM-dependent methyltransferase, with protein sequence MNIIHRQGVIELFRFFIKRLSTRWFEYWLEIETQHNYSKDELYHDSNQKSECSEYGPIDYLSLIAALRKIAKNIGSLDSSCWIDYGCGLGRAVFVAALFPFKRVIGVDLTAFLIEGAKANLAKAQRRLKCQNVEFICEDATKYKVPTDVNVVFLNNPFHGSVFDGMMERLYESLREKEREIFMLFNCPTVSELEEQVKQRKDIEILDRWG